In Paenibacillus ihbetae, the following are encoded in one genomic region:
- a CDS encoding ABC transporter substrate-binding protein, which yields MTKKWAIVSLILSMALLLWGCGKSGGTGGETSVLDGGAGENATELSYWTFVELHGQHFEKMLGKWNAENPDRQIKLNVTVMPYDDMHNKLSIAVQSGTGAPDIADIELGKFPDFLAGTPQLEPLNDVIDPYRDTLVQSRIDLYSKDGVNYGAPTHVGASVAFYNTEILKEAGVNYEDIVTWEDFKQAGIQVYEKTGKYMGTADTSAAWQASMLLAQQGADLTDESGNPIVNSEEMVKAMTLLKDLQDNNVIATIAGGQPDTEEAYGEFNAGNYATAFMPLWQMSRYTNYMPDLSGKIAIAPIPVMEEGMPRSVGGGGTGTVVTKTAKDVKLAKDFLAFAKLSLDANKEIWNTLGFDPVNMDVWEMKDVTHNPENQFVKYFVNNPFDVLNELKDEIRLIKSTSASPTINNVLCTTTFNEIFEDGKDITEALNDAQKQIEQELK from the coding sequence ATGACAAAGAAGTGGGCAATTGTGAGTCTCATACTATCGATGGCGCTGCTGCTGTGGGGCTGCGGAAAGTCCGGCGGTACCGGCGGCGAAACCTCTGTTCTGGACGGAGGGGCCGGCGAGAACGCGACGGAGCTGTCCTATTGGACATTCGTGGAGCTCCACGGACAGCATTTCGAGAAGATGCTGGGGAAATGGAACGCGGAGAACCCGGACCGGCAGATTAAGCTCAACGTTACTGTGATGCCATATGACGACATGCATAACAAATTATCGATTGCCGTTCAGTCCGGCACCGGTGCACCTGATATTGCCGATATCGAGCTTGGCAAATTCCCGGATTTTCTGGCCGGCACGCCGCAGCTTGAGCCGCTGAACGACGTCATTGACCCATACCGAGACACCCTCGTCCAGTCCCGAATCGACCTTTACAGCAAGGACGGCGTTAACTATGGCGCACCGACGCATGTCGGCGCTAGCGTAGCGTTTTATAATACCGAAATCTTGAAGGAAGCCGGCGTAAATTACGAGGATATCGTCACCTGGGAGGACTTCAAGCAGGCGGGAATCCAAGTGTATGAAAAAACCGGAAAATATATGGGAACCGCCGATACGAGCGCCGCTTGGCAGGCTTCCATGCTGCTTGCGCAGCAGGGTGCCGATCTGACCGATGAATCGGGCAATCCGATCGTAAATTCGGAGGAAATGGTGAAGGCGATGACGCTGCTGAAGGATTTGCAGGACAACAACGTTATCGCTACGATTGCCGGCGGGCAGCCGGATACGGAGGAGGCCTACGGCGAATTCAATGCCGGCAATTATGCGACGGCCTTTATGCCGCTGTGGCAGATGTCCAGATACACCAATTACATGCCGGACCTGTCGGGTAAAATTGCGATCGCTCCCATTCCTGTTATGGAGGAGGGCATGCCAAGGTCAGTCGGAGGCGGGGGAACCGGTACTGTCGTCACCAAAACCGCCAAGGACGTCAAGCTGGCGAAGGATTTCCTTGCTTTTGCCAAACTGTCCCTGGACGCCAACAAGGAGATTTGGAACACGCTCGGATTCGACCCGGTCAATATGGATGTCTGGGAGATGAAGGATGTGACCCATAATCCCGAGAATCAGTTCGTGAAGTACTTCGTCAACAATCCGTTTGACGTGCTAAATGAACTAAAGGATGAAATCCGCCTCATTAAGTCAACCTCCGCGTCGCCCACAATCAATAACGTCCTCTGTACAACGACCTTCAATGAGATATTCGAGGACGGCAAGGATATTACCGAAGCTTTGAATGACGCGCAGAAGCAAATCGAGCAGGAATTGAAATAG
- a CDS encoding alpha-N-arabinofuranosidase: MIVDKSFRIAQVDNRIYGSFIEHLGRAVYGGIYEPGHETADASGFRNDVKALIKELNVPIIRYPGGNFVSGYNWEDGVGPVAERPKRLELAWRTLEPNEVGTNEFISWAKEVGSDVMMAVNLGTRGIDAARNLLEYTNHPGGTYWSDLRRSHGYEQPHKIKTWCLGNEMDGPWQIGHKTSAEYGRLAVETARAMRLVDPDIELVACGSSSSSMPTFPEWEAVTLDHTYEAVDYISLHQYYGNRDNDTANYLALTLDMDHFIHTVKSTCDYIKAKKRSKKTMYLSFDEWNVWYHSNDADRKIEPWTVAPPQLEDVYNFEDALLVGSMLITFLRHADRLKMACLAQLVNVIAPIMTENGGRAWKQTIFYPYLHASKYGRGVSLLPIVDSPVYDSKDFTDVPYLDSAVVHNEEEEEITIFAVNRHLEEALELSCDVRSFEGYRLVEHIVLEHEDLKAVNTAAEEKVKPHNRGEAKLDSGIVTARLAKASWNVIRLKKA, translated from the coding sequence ATGATCGTGGATAAATCATTCCGCATCGCCCAAGTTGATAACCGGATTTATGGATCCTTTATCGAGCATCTTGGCCGTGCCGTGTATGGAGGCATTTACGAACCCGGACACGAGACGGCGGACGCAAGCGGGTTTCGGAACGACGTGAAAGCTTTGATCAAGGAGTTGAACGTTCCGATCATTCGTTATCCGGGCGGGAACTTTGTATCGGGTTATAACTGGGAAGACGGCGTTGGGCCGGTTGCCGAACGCCCCAAGCGGCTCGAGCTTGCCTGGCGGACGCTGGAGCCCAATGAGGTCGGCACGAACGAGTTTATTTCCTGGGCTAAGGAGGTCGGCTCCGATGTCATGATGGCCGTTAACCTGGGCACCCGGGGCATCGATGCCGCCCGAAATTTACTGGAGTACACGAACCACCCGGGAGGCACTTACTGGAGCGATCTGCGCCGCAGTCACGGCTACGAGCAGCCGCACAAGATCAAGACCTGGTGTCTCGGCAACGAGATGGATGGTCCATGGCAGATCGGTCATAAAACCTCCGCCGAATACGGCAGGCTGGCTGTCGAAACCGCAAGAGCCATGCGTCTTGTGGACCCGGATATCGAGCTGGTTGCTTGCGGAAGCTCCAGCTCCTCGATGCCGACCTTCCCTGAGTGGGAAGCCGTTACGCTCGACCATACGTATGAGGCCGTCGACTACATATCGCTGCACCAGTACTATGGCAACCGTGATAACGACACCGCCAACTATTTGGCGCTAACCCTCGATATGGATCACTTTATCCATACCGTGAAGTCTACCTGCGATTACATTAAAGCCAAGAAGCGAAGCAAAAAAACGATGTATCTCAGCTTTGACGAATGGAATGTCTGGTATCATTCCAACGATGCGGATCGAAAAATTGAGCCTTGGACGGTGGCTCCGCCTCAGCTGGAGGATGTCTACAACTTCGAGGACGCCCTGCTGGTCGGAAGCATGCTGATCACGTTCCTCCGTCACGCGGACCGGCTGAAGATGGCATGTCTGGCGCAGCTGGTTAACGTTATTGCGCCGATCATGACGGAAAACGGAGGACGCGCCTGGAAGCAGACCATCTTCTATCCGTATCTGCATGCTTCGAAATACGGCCGCGGCGTATCGCTGCTTCCGATCGTGGATTCGCCGGTATACGATTCCAAGGATTTCACGGATGTGCCGTATTTGGACAGCGCGGTCGTGCATAACGAGGAGGAGGAGGAAATCACGATCTTTGCCGTCAACCGCCATCTGGAAGAAGCGCTGGAGCTGTCCTGCGACGTCCGCAGCTTCGAGGGCTACCGTCTTGTCGAGCATATCGTGCTGGAGCACGAGGATCTGAAAGCGGTGAATACCGCTGCAGAGGAGAAGGTAAAGCCGCATAACCGCGGAGAAGCGAAGCTCGATAGCGGAATCGTGACGGCAAGGCTTGCCAAGGCATCCTGGAATGTCATCCGTTTGAAAAAGGCCTAA
- a CDS encoding ArsR/SmtB family transcription factor — protein sequence MIYIKDLMSGLDIFKALSSDIRIQILELLAKNQSLNLNDLANRLNLSNGAITMHIKKLEESGLIEIHTTGGKHGIQKICYLNKDKLMVDLRSKDVENLYEVEIRVGHYSDYQAVPTCGLATKDSIIGDFDDPRYFADPQRIDAEIIWLTEGFLEYRIPNYLKPNQAFREIQFSLELGSEAPGFCDNYPSDIFFYINGVELGSWTSPGDFGDTRGTFNPEWWPPHLNQYGMLKLIRINQEGSFIDGCRISDVSLDQIQLNYKSDITFRIAVNERSVNKRGLTIYGKHFGNYSQDLLARVLYDVKEE from the coding sequence ATGATCTATATTAAGGATTTAATGAGCGGACTGGATATTTTCAAAGCGCTCAGCTCCGATATTCGCATCCAGATTCTTGAGCTGCTTGCCAAGAATCAAAGCCTCAATTTGAACGATTTGGCCAACCGGCTGAACCTAAGCAACGGTGCCATCACCATGCATATCAAGAAGCTGGAGGAAAGCGGACTGATTGAAATCCACACCACCGGAGGCAAACACGGCATTCAGAAGATCTGCTATCTGAACAAGGATAAGCTGATGGTGGATTTGCGCAGCAAGGATGTCGAGAATTTGTACGAGGTCGAGATTCGGGTCGGGCATTACAGCGACTATCAGGCCGTTCCGACCTGCGGTCTGGCAACCAAGGACAGCATTATCGGGGACTTCGACGATCCGCGCTACTTCGCCGATCCGCAGCGGATCGATGCCGAAATCATTTGGCTGACAGAAGGGTTTCTGGAGTACCGCATTCCGAACTATTTAAAGCCGAACCAGGCATTTCGCGAAATTCAGTTTTCCTTGGAGCTCGGCTCCGAAGCGCCGGGATTTTGCGACAATTATCCGTCGGACATTTTTTTCTATATTAACGGAGTGGAGCTTGGCAGCTGGACCAGCCCCGGCGATTTCGGAGACACCCGCGGCACCTTCAATCCGGAATGGTGGCCGCCTCATCTGAATCAATACGGCATGCTGAAGCTGATCCGGATCAATCAGGAGGGCAGCTTCATCGATGGCTGCCGCATTTCGGACGTCAGCCTGGACCAGATCCAGCTTAATTACAAGAGCGACATTACGTTCCGGATTGCAGTTAACGAGCGCTCCGTCAACAAACGGGGCCTAACGATTTACGGCAAGCACTTCGGCAATTACAGCCAGGATCTGCTGGCGCGCGTGCTCTACGATGTGAAGGAAGAATAG
- a CDS encoding sn-glycerol-1-phosphate dehydrogenase — MTDHLSYAKSLVSEMKEQNPGFGGLSHMVLEAGAVLQVSRYVKENGLGPSIIVVDANTYEACGKILEEQFAAEGLEARLCLLKPDKQGDVVADEQSIMQLFIEAEPARTGSLIAAGSGTIHDIARFVSHRTGKPFISVPTAPSVDGFTSLGAPIIVRGVKQTFPAAAPVAIFADLDILTSAPQPLVAAGFGDMLGKYTSLFDWKFSALAGNEPYNDQVAMITERALEACVRHVESIGERSEEGIRTLMTALIESGIAMLLFGQSHPASGAEHHLSHYWEMEYLRLGRRALLHGAKVGVACGEISRLYHNAVDNGILPGVEPKEWNPLRHRAREWLEHVPAQDEIARLLKQAGGPSSISELGVDRALLESSLQEAHTLRNRHTLLRILNEARDH, encoded by the coding sequence ATGACGGATCATTTAAGCTACGCGAAGAGCCTGGTCAGCGAGATGAAGGAACAGAATCCGGGCTTTGGCGGACTTTCGCATATGGTGCTTGAAGCGGGTGCCGTTCTTCAAGTGTCCCGTTACGTTAAGGAGAACGGCCTCGGACCTTCCATCATTGTCGTAGATGCGAATACGTACGAGGCTTGCGGCAAAATATTGGAGGAGCAGTTTGCGGCAGAGGGACTGGAGGCCAGGCTATGCCTCCTGAAGCCGGACAAACAGGGGGATGTGGTCGCGGACGAGCAGTCGATCATGCAGCTGTTCATTGAAGCGGAGCCGGCGCGCACGGGCAGCCTGATCGCGGCCGGTTCAGGCACGATTCATGATATTGCGCGCTTCGTGAGCCACCGCACCGGCAAGCCGTTCATTTCCGTGCCGACGGCTCCTTCGGTGGACGGATTTACTTCGCTCGGAGCTCCTATCATCGTGCGCGGCGTAAAACAAACCTTCCCGGCTGCGGCTCCGGTCGCCATCTTCGCGGATCTGGACATCCTAACCAGTGCGCCGCAGCCGCTCGTTGCGGCCGGCTTTGGCGATATGCTCGGCAAGTATACGTCGCTGTTCGACTGGAAATTTTCGGCGCTGGCCGGAAACGAGCCGTATAATGATCAGGTGGCCATGATTACAGAGCGTGCGCTTGAAGCCTGTGTCAGACATGTGGAGTCGATCGGCGAGCGGTCTGAAGAAGGGATAAGGACTCTGATGACGGCGCTGATCGAGTCCGGCATCGCCATGCTGCTGTTCGGACAGTCCCACCCGGCATCGGGCGCAGAGCATCACTTGTCCCATTACTGGGAAATGGAATATTTGCGTCTCGGACGTCGTGCGCTGCTGCATGGAGCCAAGGTGGGCGTCGCCTGCGGCGAGATTTCCCGGCTGTATCATAATGCAGTGGATAACGGGATCCTTCCGGGCGTCGAGCCGAAGGAATGGAACCCGCTGCGGCATCGGGCGCGGGAGTGGCTTGAGCACGTGCCGGCCCAAGATGAGATTGCCCGTCTATTGAAGCAGGCCGGCGGCCCGTCCAGCATCAGCGAGCTCGGTGTTGACCGAGCACTGCTGGAGTCAAGTCTTCAGGAAGCCCACACGCTGCGAAATCGTCACACGCTGTTGCGGATATTGAATGAAGCAAGGGACCATTAG
- a CDS encoding ribulokinase, producing the protein MGKKYTIGVDYGTQSGRAVLVDLANGHEIADHVTPYRHHVIDEVLPGSGKKLEHDWALQHPGDYLEVLRESVPAVIRQSGIDPADVIGIGIDFTACTMLPVDERGEPLCFDPGLADEPHSWVKLWKHHAAQPEADKINRIAAERGEAFLPRYGGKISSEWMIAKVWQILDEAPAIYERADMFLEATDWVISQMTGNIVRNSCTAGYKAIWHKQDGYPSKAYFKALDPRLEHLTDTKLRGDVIPLGSNAGGLTEAMAEMMGLKPGIAVAVGNVDAHAAVPAVGVVTPGKLVMAMGTSICHMLLGTEEKQVEGMCGVVEDGIIPGLFGYEAGQSAVGDIFEWYVEEALPAYVKEAAAQEGIGVHQWLEREAAAYKPGQTGLLALDWWNGNRSVLVDTDLTGMILGMTLLTKPQEIYRALLEATAFGTRKIVDAFNNNGVNVDVLYACGGLPQKNRLLMQIYADVTNREIIVADSKQTPALGAAMFAAVAAGKEQGGYDTIIDAAQYMARVKEETFKPIPEHVEVYDSLYQEYSKLHDYFGRGENDVMKRLKRIKQAAE; encoded by the coding sequence GTGGGGAAAAAGTATACCATCGGTGTCGATTACGGTACCCAATCGGGCCGTGCGGTTCTGGTCGATCTGGCGAACGGGCATGAAATCGCCGATCATGTTACGCCTTACCGGCATCACGTCATTGACGAGGTATTGCCTGGCTCGGGGAAGAAGCTGGAGCATGACTGGGCGCTTCAGCATCCTGGTGATTATCTCGAGGTTTTGCGGGAATCGGTGCCGGCCGTCATTCGTCAGTCGGGAATCGATCCGGCGGACGTGATCGGCATCGGGATTGATTTTACGGCGTGCACGATGCTCCCGGTGGATGAACGGGGCGAGCCGCTTTGCTTCGATCCCGGACTTGCCGACGAGCCGCACAGCTGGGTGAAGCTATGGAAGCATCATGCGGCCCAGCCGGAAGCCGACAAGATTAACCGGATCGCGGCGGAGCGGGGCGAAGCCTTCCTTCCTCGCTACGGAGGCAAAATTTCATCCGAATGGATGATTGCTAAAGTATGGCAAATCCTTGATGAAGCGCCGGCCATCTATGAACGCGCGGATATGTTCCTTGAAGCGACGGACTGGGTGATCTCCCAAATGACGGGCAACATCGTCCGCAACAGCTGTACGGCAGGCTATAAAGCGATCTGGCACAAGCAGGACGGATATCCGAGCAAGGCGTATTTCAAAGCGCTTGATCCTAGGCTCGAGCATTTAACCGATACGAAGCTGCGCGGCGACGTTATTCCGCTCGGAAGCAACGCAGGCGGATTGACGGAAGCGATGGCCGAGATGATGGGGCTTAAGCCGGGTATTGCCGTTGCGGTAGGCAATGTGGACGCCCATGCGGCCGTACCGGCGGTCGGCGTGGTCACCCCCGGAAAGCTGGTTATGGCGATGGGAACCTCGATCTGCCATATGCTGCTAGGCACGGAAGAGAAGCAGGTCGAAGGCATGTGCGGAGTTGTGGAGGACGGCATTATCCCGGGACTGTTCGGTTATGAGGCGGGACAATCGGCGGTCGGCGATATTTTCGAATGGTACGTGGAAGAAGCGCTCCCTGCTTATGTTAAAGAGGCTGCTGCGCAGGAGGGCATCGGTGTCCATCAATGGCTGGAGCGGGAAGCCGCGGCCTACAAGCCGGGCCAGACCGGGCTGCTGGCGCTCGATTGGTGGAACGGCAACCGCTCGGTGCTCGTGGATACGGATCTGACCGGGATGATCCTCGGGATGACCCTGTTGACGAAGCCGCAGGAGATATACCGGGCCCTGCTTGAAGCAACGGCGTTCGGTACCCGTAAAATCGTAGATGCATTCAATAATAACGGCGTGAATGTCGACGTACTGTATGCATGCGGAGGTTTGCCGCAGAAAAATCGCCTGCTGATGCAGATTTATGCGGATGTCACCAACCGCGAAATCATCGTAGCAGACTCCAAGCAGACACCGGCCCTCGGAGCGGCGATGTTTGCGGCCGTCGCGGCAGGCAAGGAGCAGGGCGGCTACGATACGATCATTGATGCCGCCCAATATATGGCGCGCGTGAAGGAAGAGACCTTCAAGCCGATCCCCGAGCATGTAGAAGTGTACGACTCGTTGTATCAGGAATACAGCAAGCTGCATGATTATTTCGGACGCGGCGAGAACGATGTGATGAAGCGGTTGAAGCGGATTAAGCAGGCCGCCGAATAA
- the araD gene encoding L-ribulose-5-phosphate 4-epimerase, whose translation MLEDLKQQVLEANLALPKHGLVTFTWGNVSGIDREQGLVVIKPSGVPYEELKAEDMVVLDLQGQIVEGHLRPSSDTPTHLVLYRHFTEIGGIVHTHSPWGTSWAQAGRALPAYGTTHADYFYGEIPVTRPMTRSEIEGDYELETGNVIVERFADLDPNRIPGVLVHSHAPFVWGKDADNAVHNAVVLEECAKIAARMQQINPDTPPMDQALLDRHYLRKHGVNAYYGQK comes from the coding sequence ATGTTAGAGGATTTGAAACAGCAGGTGCTGGAAGCCAATCTGGCGCTGCCCAAGCATGGGCTTGTCACATTTACGTGGGGAAATGTAAGCGGGATAGACCGTGAGCAAGGGCTGGTCGTCATCAAGCCGAGCGGTGTCCCTTACGAGGAGTTAAAGGCGGAGGATATGGTCGTGCTGGACCTGCAAGGCCAAATTGTCGAAGGCCATCTGCGGCCATCTTCCGATACGCCGACCCACCTGGTGCTCTATCGGCATTTTACGGAGATCGGAGGGATCGTGCATACCCATTCCCCATGGGGAACGAGCTGGGCTCAGGCTGGGCGCGCACTGCCTGCTTATGGAACGACCCATGCGGATTACTTCTACGGAGAGATTCCCGTCACCCGCCCGATGACCCGCAGCGAAATTGAAGGAGACTATGAGCTCGAGACCGGCAACGTGATCGTCGAGCGTTTCGCTGATCTGGACCCGAACCGGATACCGGGGGTACTGGTTCATTCCCATGCCCCGTTCGTATGGGGAAAGGATGCGGATAATGCGGTTCACAATGCGGTCGTGCTCGAAGAGTGCGCCAAAATTGCGGCGAGAATGCAGCAGATCAATCCGGATACGCCTCCGATGGATCAAGCGCTGCTGGATCGGCACTATTTGCGAAAGCATGGCGTCAATGCCTATTACGGACAAAAGTAG
- a CDS encoding GntR family transcriptional regulator, which yields MNNRRIPKYIVLKNELLSWFESGRLEPGKQVPSEHEIADQFGVSRQTVRQTFGELEKEGWLERIQGKGTFAKNPKRHGSEQVKTIGIITTYISDYIFPHIVRGAEAELRSRGYRLLLASTDNNKEKEMESLQLMTSQPLSGLIIEPTKSAEGNPNLGYFLSLQEKGIPFLMINEKYQELECPCLKVDDEAGGYKAARHLIEKGHTRIAGFFKRDDLQGVNRLKGFLRAHREFGIPVSPDRVITYTTEQRNVLPYEQAVQLLSRPQDQRPTGLVCYNDELAVALIEAAGRCGHHIPSDVSVIGFDDSALALAAGAKLTTLTHPKTEMGVMAASQLISMIEEAAVIEDTIFQPQLVERESVMKPAGQILNS from the coding sequence ATGAATAACAGACGGATACCCAAATATATTGTATTGAAGAACGAGCTGCTGTCCTGGTTCGAATCGGGCAGGCTGGAGCCGGGGAAGCAGGTGCCCTCGGAGCATGAGATCGCCGATCAGTTCGGCGTCAGCCGGCAAACGGTCCGCCAAACCTTCGGCGAGCTGGAGAAGGAAGGCTGGCTTGAGCGAATTCAGGGCAAGGGGACGTTCGCGAAAAATCCCAAGCGGCACGGCAGCGAGCAGGTGAAGACGATCGGCATCATCACAACCTACATCTCCGATTACATCTTTCCGCATATTGTCCGCGGGGCGGAAGCCGAGCTTCGCAGCAGAGGCTACCGCCTCCTGCTGGCAAGCACGGACAACAACAAGGAGAAGGAGATGGAGAGCCTGCAGCTGATGACAAGCCAGCCGCTCAGCGGGCTGATCATCGAGCCGACCAAGAGTGCGGAAGGCAACCCGAACCTCGGTTATTTTTTGTCACTGCAGGAGAAAGGGATTCCGTTTCTGATGATCAACGAGAAGTATCAGGAGCTCGAATGCCCGTGCCTGAAAGTGGATGACGAGGCCGGAGGCTATAAGGCTGCCCGCCACCTGATCGAGAAGGGCCACACCCGGATTGCCGGCTTCTTTAAAAGGGATGACCTCCAGGGCGTAAACCGGCTGAAGGGCTTTCTGCGCGCCCACCGGGAATTCGGCATTCCGGTGTCGCCTGACCGGGTGATCACCTATACGACCGAGCAGCGGAACGTGCTCCCCTACGAGCAGGCGGTGCAGCTGCTGAGCCGGCCGCAGGACCAGCGTCCGACGGGGCTGGTATGCTACAACGACGAGCTGGCCGTTGCCCTGATCGAAGCAGCAGGACGCTGCGGCCACCATATCCCTAGCGATGTATCGGTGATCGGCTTTGACGATTCGGCGCTCGCCTTGGCAGCGGGAGCGAAATTGACGACATTGACGCATCCGAAGACCGAGATGGGCGTGATGGCTGCCAGTCAGCTGATCAGCATGATTGAGGAGGCCGCCGTCATTGAGGATACGATCTTCCAGCCGCAGCTGGTGGAGAGGGAGTCCGTCATGAAACCGGCAGGACAGATACTGAATAGTTGA
- the araA gene encoding L-arabinose isomerase, giving the protein MKLKPHTFWFVTGSQHLYGPETLEQVAEHSRIVAADFGKDPVFPYPIVFKPIVTTPDEIYHLILEANNDETCAGIMTWMHTFSPAKMWIAGLSQLQKPLLHFHTQFNRDIPWETIDMDFMNLNQSAHGDREYGHIGARLGIARKVVVGHWEDGEVRGAIAGWMRTAAAYAESRRLKVARFGDNMRQVAVTEGDKVEAQIKLGWSVNGYGIGDLVHAMNQVGDDEVKALLNEYAEQYSITKEGLSDGPVRDSIAYQARIEIGLRRFLEEGGFGAFTTTFEDLHGMEQLPGLAVQRLMEAGYGFGGEGDWKTAALTRVLKVLAGNKSTSFMEDYTYHFEPGNHMILGSHMLEVCPTIALDKPSVEVHPLGIGGKADPARLVFNGQDGPAVNASLVDLGHRFRLLVNVVDGVKVEKPMPKLPVARVLWKPQPSLRESAEAWILAGGAHHTVLSYAITSEQLSDWAEMAGIEAVIIDKDTSLARFKNELRWSEAAYRLR; this is encoded by the coding sequence ATGAAGTTGAAACCGCATACTTTTTGGTTCGTTACCGGCAGCCAGCATTTATACGGACCGGAGACGCTTGAACAGGTTGCAGAGCATTCCCGCATCGTAGCCGCCGATTTTGGCAAGGATCCGGTATTTCCGTACCCTATCGTGTTCAAGCCGATCGTAACGACACCGGATGAGATATACCATTTGATTCTCGAGGCCAACAATGATGAGACCTGTGCAGGGATCATGACCTGGATGCACACATTCTCCCCTGCGAAAATGTGGATCGCCGGCTTGTCCCAATTGCAGAAGCCGCTTCTTCATTTCCACACCCAATTCAACCGCGATATTCCTTGGGAAACGATCGACATGGATTTCATGAACCTGAACCAGTCCGCGCACGGAGACCGTGAATACGGCCATATCGGAGCACGTCTCGGCATCGCCCGCAAGGTCGTTGTCGGCCACTGGGAGGACGGCGAGGTTCGCGGCGCGATCGCGGGCTGGATGCGAACGGCTGCCGCTTATGCAGAGAGCCGCAGACTGAAGGTTGCCCGCTTTGGCGATAACATGCGCCAAGTTGCCGTGACCGAGGGGGATAAGGTCGAAGCGCAAATTAAGCTTGGATGGTCCGTCAACGGCTATGGCATCGGCGATCTGGTTCATGCGATGAATCAAGTCGGCGACGATGAAGTGAAGGCGCTGCTGAACGAATATGCGGAGCAGTACTCCATCACGAAGGAAGGGCTCTCTGACGGTCCGGTCCGCGATTCCATCGCTTATCAAGCCCGCATCGAGATCGGTTTGCGTCGCTTCCTCGAAGAGGGCGGATTTGGCGCATTCACGACGACATTCGAGGATTTGCACGGCATGGAGCAGCTTCCCGGCTTAGCCGTACAGAGACTGATGGAAGCAGGCTACGGATTCGGCGGCGAAGGCGACTGGAAGACGGCGGCGTTGACCCGAGTTCTGAAGGTCCTTGCGGGCAATAAGAGCACTTCCTTTATGGAGGACTACACCTATCATTTCGAGCCGGGTAACCATATGATTCTCGGATCCCACATGCTGGAGGTATGTCCTACCATCGCGCTCGATAAGCCATCGGTTGAGGTACATCCGCTCGGTATCGGCGGAAAAGCCGACCCGGCCCGTCTCGTATTCAACGGCCAGGACGGTCCGGCCGTGAATGCATCGCTCGTCGACCTCGGCCATCGATTCCGCCTTCTCGTCAATGTCGTGGACGGCGTCAAAGTGGAGAAGCCGATGCCGAAGCTGCCTGTAGCCCGCGTATTGTGGAAGCCGCAGCCGTCGCTTCGGGAATCGGCAGAGGCTTGGATTTTGGCCGGCGGCGCGCATCATACGGTGCTTTCTTACGCGATCACGTCCGAGCAGCTGAGCGACTGGGCGGAGATGGCCGGTATTGAAGCGGTTATCATTGACAAAGACACAAGCCTGGCCCGGTTTAAAAATGAACTCCGCTGGAGCGAAGCTGCCTATCGTCTTCGCTAA
- a CDS encoding glycerophosphodiester phosphodiesterase, with protein sequence MKKCMVILAVLLAFSSLRPAAASLREPPHTLASADVRSEWREELSGDWVNIAHRGASGYAPENTMASFQKAFDMGADMLELDVQLSRDGHAVIIHDSDVERTSNGRGEVGALSLQELKSLDVGAWYHTDYSGETIPTLEEVVERFGGEIGLLIELKLPSRYPGIEEKVADVLKRKAPGASRPQDVSRMIMVQSADTDSLRRFHALMPEVPLGIVVTSSKELSKERLQEFSSFAGYINVSVKLVSRSLIRKIHEAGMKTFVWTIRDVLQIPFLMESGVDGIITDYPDRVPVSYLNHRARS encoded by the coding sequence ATGAAAAAGTGCATGGTTATTCTGGCGGTATTGCTGGCCTTTAGCAGCTTGCGTCCTGCTGCAGCATCGCTGCGGGAGCCGCCGCATACCCTGGCATCGGCGGATGTTCGGAGCGAATGGAGAGAAGAGCTCAGCGGCGACTGGGTGAATATTGCGCATCGCGGGGCTTCGGGCTACGCTCCTGAGAACACGATGGCGTCCTTCCAGAAGGCATTCGATATGGGGGCGGATATGCTGGAGCTGGACGTGCAGCTTAGTCGGGACGGACATGCAGTTATCATCCATGACAGCGATGTGGAACGGACCAGCAACGGCCGGGGCGAAGTGGGAGCGTTGTCCCTGCAGGAGCTGAAGTCGCTGGATGTCGGAGCCTGGTATCATACGGATTATTCGGGAGAGACGATCCCGACGCTGGAGGAAGTCGTGGAGCGCTTCGGCGGGGAAATCGGTTTGTTAATTGAGCTCAAGCTTCCTTCCCGGTATCCCGGAATCGAAGAGAAGGTTGCCGATGTGTTGAAGCGGAAGGCGCCGGGAGCAAGCCGCCCGCAGGATGTCTCGCGGATGATTATGGTCCAATCGGCAGACACGGATTCTCTCCGCCGCTTTCACGCGCTGATGCCGGAAGTGCCGCTTGGCATCGTCGTTACCAGCTCGAAGGAGCTTTCGAAGGAGCGGCTGCAGGAATTCAGCAGCTTTGCCGGCTACATTAACGTCTCCGTTAAGCTGGTGTCCAGGTCATTAATCCGGAAAATACATGAAGCCGGAATGAAGACCTTCGTCTGGACGATTCGGGATGTGCTGCAAATCCCCTTTCTGATGGAGAGCGGAGTCGATGGGATTATAACGGACTATCCGGACAGGGTGCCGGTATCTTATCTGAATCATCGGGCAAGAAGCTGA